The following are encoded in a window of Eleutherodactylus coqui strain aEleCoq1 chromosome 12, aEleCoq1.hap1, whole genome shotgun sequence genomic DNA:
- the LOC136586553 gene encoding uncharacterized protein gives MCFNSCATDRASQRQRRFWVHPLLTERGTKGHFASLYQDLKNHPEKFVSFCRLPMEAFDRLLELVRRDLTYQDTQMRKAITAEERLLITLRFLATGESYASLHLQFRVGKSTITEIVRCTCSAIWQKLQPIVMPSPTEDTWQRVAAGFQDVAKFPNCIGAVDGKHVRVLQPAHSGSKFFN, from the exons atgtgctttaattcatgtgct actgatcgtgcttcccAGCGTCAGAGACGCTTTTGGGTTCATCCCCTACTGACAGAGAGGGGGACGAAGGGCCATTTTGCGAGCCTCTACCAAGATcttaaaaa ccatcctGAGAAGTTCGTGTCTTTTTGTCGCCTGCCTATGGAGGCCTTTGAccgccttctggagctggtgcgccgggatCTGACCTACCAGGACACGcagatgaggaaggcgatcactgcagaagaaaggctgctcatcacccttcg cttcttggccacaggagagagctatgcatccctgcatctccaatttcgtgttggtaaatctaccatcaccgaaattgtgaggtgcacatgcagcgccatctggcagaagttgcagcccatcgtgatgccttcacctaccgaggacacttggcaacgtgttgcagcaggctttcaagatgttgccaaatttcctaactgcataggcgccGTCGATGGCAAACAtgtgcgtgtgcttcagccagcccacTCAGGCTCAAAATTCTTCaattag